A genomic stretch from Myripristis murdjan chromosome 12, fMyrMur1.1, whole genome shotgun sequence includes:
- the wdr91 gene encoding WD repeat-containing protein 91, translating to MGSAVERTDEHVREYLIYRGFTNTLKHLDNEIKADKEKGFRVDKIIDQLLQFIQSFDLSGLKEYWLYLDRRLFCRLEDVYRSTVNKLRTSLYRYYVINTIQKGNLEKTQEFFQKQALELQGQAEWRDWFILPFIPAPEQNPAFSPYFSRQWSDTFLVSLHNFLSVLFQCMPQPVLLSFDAEVQKTTSLTEENEQLCQMVFALQGESRDQKDGDEMVHHKLPAYVQNMDRLEDTELDLVSSQRVVSTSTPSRNFFSTFLPQGRRTPGKTPQSTAGSSPNQGALGRKEPLTNQAAKSKEAAAPKEVKPVPCQSSTSEPVNSQSQAGHQPAQQQPTHLRHKRIQDHEKERKELFSKPPAQFPQTAEKKGEASDAEAPAEACIDVPDSSAHTRTSGGVGEGGGLSAEQPFIKLSQEEYGEHHSSIMHCRVDCSGRRVASLDVDGVIKVWSFNPIMQTKATIMSKSPLLSLEWATKPDRLLLLGSGVGTVRLYDTDAKKNLYEMNIDETHPRILSLACSPSGSSFVCSAAALSRSGSVESVPRLPIPVSGQLLLWDTKTVKQQLQFSLEPEPVAINCTAFNHNGNLLVTGAADGVIRLFDMQRYESAMSWRAHEGEVYSVEFSYDENTVFSIGEDGKFIQWNIHRCGVKQSEQLLPQDATGPFILSGYSGYKQVQVPRGRLFAFDSEGQHVLTCSSSGGLIYRLTNGDPALESVLSLGGHKAPVVTVDWCSAVDCGTCLTASMDGKIKLSTLLAQKS from the exons atgGGGTCAGCAGTGGAGCGGACAGACGAACACGTTAGAGAATATCTGATCTATCGTGGCTTCACCAATACACTCAAACACCTCGACAACGAGATCAAGGCCGACAAAGAGAAAGGATTTAGG gtggATAAGATCATCGACCAGTTGCTGCAGTTCATCCAGAGTTTTGACCTGTCTGGTCTGAAGGAGTACTGGCTTTATCTGGACAGACGTCTGTTCTGTAGACtagaggatgtttacagatcCACCGTCAACAAACTACGAACCAGCCTGTACAGATACTATGTGATCAATACCATCCAG aAAGGAAACTTGGAGAAGACTCAAGAGTTTTTCCAGAAGCAGGCCTTGGAGCTGCAGGGTCAAGCCGAGTGGCGTGATTGGTTCATCCTGCCGTTTATCCCCGCCCCTGAGCAAAACCCTGCCTTCTCTCCATATTTCTCCCGCCAGTGGTCTGACACCTTCCTGGTGTCGCTGCACAACTTCTTGTCGGTCCTCTTCCAGTGTATGC CCCAGCCTGTCCTGCTGAGTTTTGACGCTGAAGTCCAGAAGACAACCAGTTTGACAGAAGAGAATGAACAGCTGTGCCAAATG GTGTTCGCTCTGCAAGGGGAGAGTCGGGACCAGAAGGACGGGGACGAGATGGTTCATCACAAGCTTCCTGCCTACGTACAGAACATGGACCGGCTGGAAGACACTGAGCT TGACTTGGTATCGAGCCAGCGAGTGGTCAGCACCAGCACACCTTCCAGAAACTTCTTCTCGACATTCCTGCCGCAGGGCCGGCGGACTCCGGGGAAGACACCGCAGAGCACTGCCGGGTCATCGCCAAACCAGGGAGCATTGGGTAGGAAGGAGCCTCTGACCAATCAG GCTGCTAAGTCCAAAGAGGCCGCCGCACCCAAAGAGGTGAAGCCTGTTCCCTGTCAGTCGTCAACCAGTGAACCTGTGAACTCGCAGTCCCAGGCGGGACACCaaccagcacagcagcagccaacACATCTCAGACACAAGAGAATTCAGGAtcatgaaaaagaaaggaaggagcTTTTCTCCAAACCCCCTGCTCAG TTTcctcagacagcagagaaaaaaggggAGGCCAGTGACGCGGAGGCTCCAGCTGAGGCCTGCATCGATGTCCCTGACTCCTCTGCACACACAAGGACCTCTGGAGGAgtaggggagggaggaggcctGTCAGCAGAGCAGCCTTTTATCAAACTCAGCCAGGAAGAGTACGGAGAGCACCACTCGTCCATCATGCACTGCAG GGTTGACTGTTCAGGTCGCAGAGTTGCCAGTTTGGATGTAGATGGAGTCATCAAG gtgTGGTCGTTTAACCCCATCATGCAGACCAAAGCCACCATCATGTCCAAGTCCCCTTTGCTGTCTCTGGAGTGGGCGACCAAGCCTGACAGACtg cTGTTGCTTGGCAGCGGCGTTGGCACGGTGCGACTGTACGATACCGACGCCAAGAAGAATCTGTATGAAATGAACATCGACGAGACTCACCCACG TATCTTGTCTTTAGCCTGCAGCCCCAGCGGTTCATCATTCGTGTGTTCGGCCGCAGCTCTCAGTCGGTCAGGAAGCGTGGAGTCTGTTCCTCGCCTCCCTATTCCTGTTTCTGGACAGCTGCTGCTCTGGGACACTAAGACAGTCAAACAACAG ttgcAGTTTTCTCTGGAGCCAGAACCAGTCGCTATTAACTGCACAGCCTTCAACCACAACGGAAACCTGCTGGTTACTGGAGCCGCTGATGGAGTCATCAGGCTGTTCG ATATGCAGCGTTATGAAAGTGCAATGAGCTGGAGAGCTCACGAAGGAGAGGTTTACAGTGTTGAGTTCAGCTATGATGAGAACACTGTCTTCAGCATAGGCGAGGATGGCaag TTTATCCAGTGGAACATCCATCGatgtggagtgaaacagtccgAGCAGCTTTTACCTCAGGATGCAACTGGTCCATTCATCCTGTCTGGCTACAGTGGCTACAAACAG GTTCAGGTTCCTCGAGGTCGGCTGTTCGCCTTCGACTCAGAGGGACAGCACGTACTGACATGTTCGAGCAGCGGAGGACTCATATACCGG CTGACCAATGGGGATCCAGCCTTGGAGAGCGTGCTGTCGCTGGGCGGGCACAAGGCGCCGGTGGTGACGGTCGACTGGTGCTCGGCGGTGGACTGTGGGACCTGCCTCACCGCCTCCATGGACGGGAAGATCAAACTGAGCACGCTCCTGGCTCAGAAGTCTTAA
- the spag16 gene encoding sperm-associated antigen 16 protein, with translation MSARRGKETAGKQENAAASFASESASCSSEEDYRYEEVFPGKQRSVEEGEEDLQVALTAAREAEEETRATQRRHIPNIPEAVDDFLQNFLQKLGLSRTLRSFQAEWYGSVRDSVFIPDALTHKRLLLSELAAVRTDTERLQQTVLAAGENLGKMRRERDFHRMQHLRVSQEKSRLVEDVERLRKHYESYEPALLQLRKKHQAALRQKMLLSLDRDRLKSTTKPGFTEKKHQKKTDNSATNIKTITLPAHKAPPPERTECPVSIRVGPHLDQTRSPIPWEDKSPGSFSISCSIKAHELPISCLDLHPHKHILASASDDHLWRLWALPEHGEKVGQMLLTGEGHTDWLSGCSFHPDGGQIATTSGDTTVRLWDFTHGCCLLTLSGHSQATWGCTFHSFGDVLASCSADGTVRLWDLSSQRCRRTLRHHSASVSSVSFLPLSDLLLTCSVDRTVCLFDTRLGICTQMLRGHQHPCSHAAFSPQGNAVASCDAHGVVKLWDIRKPSVVVSMNTGPMSGNQVAFSPSGGTLAVAGGDGEVKLLELVSRSVLGLSGHSGAVQSVLFNCTGQSLMSSGTDGFILLWE, from the exons ATGTCGGCGCGGCGGGGAAAGGAAACCGCAGGTAAACAGGAAAACGCCGCCGCCTCGTTTGCCTCGGAGAGCGCGTCGTGCTCGTCGGAGGAGGATTACCGGTACGAGGAGGTTTTCCCGGGGAAACAGAGGAGCGTAGAGGAGGGTGAAGAAGACCTGCAGGTGGCACTGACGGCGGCGAGGGAGGCCGAGGAGGAAACCAGAGCCACACAGCGCCGACACATCCCAAACATCCCGGAGGCGGTGGACGACTTCCTGCAAAACTTCCTGCAGAAGCTGGGCTTGAGCCGGACGCTGCGGAGCTTCCAGGCCGAATGGTACGGCTCGGTGCGGGACAGCGTTTTCATCCCAGACGCCCTCACACACAAGCGGCTGCTTCTCAGCGAGCTGGCGGCGGTCCGGACGGACACAGAGCGGCTCCAACAAACAGTGTTGGCAGCGGGAGAAAACCTAGGGAAAATGCGGAGGGAGAGGGACTTCCACCGTATGCAACACCTGCGCGTCTCCCAGGAAAAAAGCCGGCTGGTGGAGGACGTGGAGCGGCTGAGGAAACACTATGAGTCCTATGAACCGGCGCTGCTCCAGCTGAGGAAGAAACACCAGGCGGCTCTCAGGCAGAAGATGCTCCTCAGCCTGGACAGAGACAGGCTGAAAAGCACAACAAAGCCGGGGTTCACCGAGAAAAAGCACCAAAAGAAGACGGACAACAGCGCAACAAACATCAAGACCATTACCCTCCCTGCACATAAGGCGCCACCACCTGAAAGGACAGAGTGTCCTGTTTCCATCCGTGTGGGTCCTCACCTGGATCAGACCAGGTCTCCAATTCCCTGGGAGGACAAAAGCCCCGGCTCCTTCAGCATCTCCTGCTCAATCAAAGCTCATGAGCTTCCCATCAGCTGCCTGGATCtccatccacacaaacacatcctggCTTCAGCCAGTGATGACCACCTGTGGAGGCTGTGGGCTCTGCCTGAGcatggagagaag GTGGGGCAGATGTTGCTGACAGGTGAAGGTCACACTGACTGGCTGTCTGGCTGCAGTTTTCATCCTGATGGAGGACAAATAGCAACAACCAGTGGAGACACAACG GTCCGGCTGTGGGACTTCACCCATGGGTGCTGCCTGTTAACCCTGTCAGGTCACAGCCAGGCCACTTGGGGTTGCACCTTCCACTCATTTGGTGATGTCCTGGCCTCATGCTCGGCAGATGGCACAGTCCGGCTATGGGACCTGAGCAGCCAACGCTGCCGCCGCACGCTACGCCACCACTCTGCTTCCGTCAGTAGCGTTTCCTTCCTGCCGCTGTCTGacctgctgctcacctgctcTGTCGACAGGACCGTCTGCCTCTTTGACACCCGGCTCGGCATCTGCACGCAGATGCTCCGCGGACACCAGCACCCCTGCAGCCACGCTGCCTTCAGCCCACAGGGCAATGCCGTGGCCTCCTGCGATGCCCATGGCGTGGTGAAGCTGTGGGACATCCGGAAACCATCTGTAGTGGTCAGCATGAACACTGGGCCAATGTCTGGAAACCAGGTGGCCTTCAGCCCATCTGGTGGGACGCTGGCAGTGGCTGGGGGTGATGGAGAAGTGAAACTGCTGGAACTGGTTTCCCGCAGCGTGTTGGGTCTGTCGGGCCACAGTGGGGCAGTGCAGAGTGTCCTGTTCAATTGCACGGGACAGTCTCTGATGTCCAGCGGGACAGATGGATTCATATTACTCTGGGAGTAA